The following coding sequences are from one Panicum hallii strain FIL2 chromosome 5, PHallii_v3.1, whole genome shotgun sequence window:
- the LOC112893838 gene encoding LOW QUALITY PROTEIN: 65-kDa microtubule-associated protein 3 (The sequence of the model RefSeq protein was modified relative to this genomic sequence to represent the inferred CDS: substituted 3 bases at 3 genomic stop codons), whose translation MSSAVKDQLQQMSTTCDSLLLELNVIWDEVGEPHSARDRMLLELEQECLEVYRRKVDLANRCRAQLRQAIAEAEAELAGICSAMGEPPIHVRQSDQKLHGLREELNAIVPYLEEMRQKKVERWDQFVDVMDQIKKVASEIRPADFVPFKVPVDQSDLSLRKLEELTKELQSLQKEKSDRLKQVMEHLNTLHSLCEVLGIDFKQTVYEVHPSLGEADGSKNLSNSTIERLASAVNGLREMKVQRMQKLQDLASSMLELWNLMDTPLEEQQVFQNVTSNIAASEHEITEPNTLSIDFLSYVESEVLRLEQLKASKMKDLVLKKKTELEEHRRRAHLIGEEGYAAEFSTEAIEAGAVDPALVLEQIESHIATVKEEAFSRKDILEKVERWLNACEEEAWLEDYNKDDNRYNAGRGAHLTLKRAEKARILVNKIPGNVAXXDIYXRFTNSVLFIQCLDSSTIVATNLPFFSILLKYDLCNQHMFFMQYFQVRLLSMLEEYMIVRQEKELEKKRQRDQKKIQDQIKAEQEALYGSKPSPSKPQSTKKVPRNSMGGANRRLSLGGATMQAPKTDILHSKTARAAKKTEDLGTLSPSSRGLDIAGLPIKKLTFNGSTLREAETPRKPFAQIMPGNNVSSTPARPISNDTEEENKTPKTFATLNPKTPMTVTAPMQVSMTPAVANKVIATPVSLFQEKPEQPMLAEEIEYSFEERRLAVYLARQVA comes from the exons ATGAGTAGCGCCGTGAAGGACCAGCTCCAACAGATGTCGACGACGTGCGATTCGCTCCTGCTGGAGCTCAAC GTGATTTGGGATGAGGTCGGGGAGCCCCACTCTGCGAGGGACCGGATGCTGCTGGAGCTCGAGCAGGAGTGTCTCGAGGTCTACAGGAGGAAGGTCGACCTGGCCAATCGCTGCAGGGCACAGCTGCGGCAAGCCATTGCCGAGGCAGAGGCCGAGCTCGCCGGCATCTGCTCGGCCATGGGTGAGCCGCCGATACATGTTAGACAG TCAGATCAGAAGTTGCATGGTTTAAGGGAGGAATTGAACGCAATTGTCCCATACTTGGAGGAGATGAGACAGAAGAAAGTCGAAAGATGGGACCAATTTGTTGATGTCATGGATCAAATTAAGAAGGTTGCATCTGAAATCAGGCCTGCAGATTTTGTGCCCTTTAAAGTTCCTGTGGATCAGTCTGATCTGTCATTAAGAAAGCTTGAGGAGTTAACGAAGGAGCTACAATCCCTTCAGAAGGAGAAG AGTGATCGGCTGAAGCAAGTGATGGAACATTTGAACACTTTGCATTCCTTGTGCGAGGTGCTTGGTATAGACTTCAAGCAAACAGTATATGAGGTGCATCCTAGCCTGGGTGAGGCTGATGGATCAAAGAACCTGAGCAACAGTACAATCGAGAGACTTGCATCAGCTGTAAATGGATTACGTGAAATGAAGGTCCAGAGGATGCAAAAG CTTCAAGATTTGGCATCTAGCATGCTTGAACTTTGGAATCTCATGGATACACCACTTGAAGAGCAGCAGGTGTTCCAGAATGTAACGTCTAATATTGCTGCTTCGGAACATGAAATAACTGAGCCCAACACCCTCTCCATTGACTTCCTCAGCTAC GTGGAATCTGAAGTATTAAGGCTTGAACAATTGAAAGCGAGCAAGATGAAAGACCTAGTTCTGAAAAAGAAGACAGAACTGGAAGAGCATAGGAGACGTGCTCATCTGATTGGCGAGGAAGGTTATGCAGCTGAATTTAGCACTGAGGCTATTGAGGCAG GAGCTGTTGATCCTGCGCTGGTGCTGGAACAAATTGAGTCTCACATTGCTACAGTGAAAGAGGAAGCTTTTAGCCGAAAGGATATTCTTGAGAAGGTTGAAAGATGGCTGAATGCATGTGAGGAGGAAGCGTGGTTGGAAGATTACAACAAA GATGACAACCGTTATAATGCTGGGAGGGGGGCCCATCTGACACTCAAGAGAGCGGAGAAGGCTCGTATTTTGGTTAACAAGATCCCAGGTAATGTTGCTTAGTAAGATATCTATTAGAGGTTCACTAATTCTGTTCTGTTCATACAATGTCTTGATTCTTCCACCATAGTTGCAACCAATTTACCATTTTTTTCCATTTTGCTAAAATATGATTTGTGCAACCAACATATGTTTTTCATGCAATATTTTCAGGTCCGCCTACTGTCAATGCTTGAAGAGTACATGATTGTTCGCCAGGAGAAAGAGCTAGAGAAGAAGAGGCAAAGG GATCAGAAGAAAATCCAGGATCAAATCAAAGCTGAGCAGGAAGCACTCTACGGATCAAAACCAAGTCCATCCAAGCCTCAAAGTACAAAGAAGGTGCCTAGGAACTCCATGGGTGGTGCAAACCGAAGGCTGTCTCTTGGTGGAGCCACAATGCAAGCCCCGAAGACAGACATACTGCATTCGAAGACTGCTCGTGCTGCCAAGAAAACTGAAGATTTGGGCACTTTATCTCCTA GTAGTAGAGGCTTGGACATTGCTGGTCTTCCCATCAAGAAGTTAACTTTCAACGGAAGTACTCTACGTGAGGCAGAAACACCTCGCAAGCCTTTTGCCCAGATCATGCCAGGAAACAACGTCTCTTCGACACCTGCACGACCCATCTCCAATGACACTGAGGAAGAGAACAAAACCCCCAAGACATTTGCAACGCTCAATCCCAAAAcgccgatgacggtgacggcTCCAATGCAGGTGTCGATGACGCCCGCAGTCGCTAACAAGGTCATAGCCACTCCTGTCTCCCTTTTCCAGGAGAAGCCAGAGCAGCCGATGCTGGCGGAGGAGATTGAGTACTCGTTCGAAGAGAGGCGGCTCGCCGTTTACCTGGCCAGGCAAGTGGCTTAG